A window of Streptomyces gilvosporeus contains these coding sequences:
- a CDS encoding beta-ketoacyl-ACP synthase III, whose product MTGSRVLALGHYQPSRVLTNDDLARLVETDDAWIRSRVGIRTRHIAAPDETVDAMAAEAAGKALAASGLAPQDIDLVLVATCTATDRSPNAAARVAARLGLDAPATMDINVVCSGFTHALAAADHAIRAGSATNALVIGAEKFTDVVDWSDRTTCVLVGDGAGAAVVTASEDPEPGIGPVLWGSVPQMGGAVRIEGEPARFAQEGQTVYRWATTQLPAIARRVCERSGILPEDLAGVVLHQANLRIIEPVAERIGAVNAVVAKDVVDSGNTSAASVPLALSKLVERREIPSGAPVLLFAFGGNLSYAGQVIRCP is encoded by the coding sequence ATGACGGGGTCACGCGTCCTGGCGCTCGGCCACTACCAGCCGTCCCGCGTGCTCACCAACGACGACCTCGCCCGCCTGGTCGAGACCGACGATGCCTGGATCCGCAGCCGGGTGGGCATCCGTACCCGGCACATCGCGGCGCCGGACGAGACGGTCGACGCGATGGCGGCCGAGGCGGCGGGCAAGGCGCTCGCGGCGAGCGGGCTGGCCCCGCAGGACATCGACCTGGTCCTGGTCGCCACCTGCACGGCCACCGACCGCAGCCCGAACGCCGCGGCCCGGGTCGCCGCCCGGCTCGGCCTGGACGCACCCGCCACGATGGACATCAACGTGGTCTGCTCCGGCTTCACCCATGCGCTGGCCGCCGCCGACCACGCCATCCGGGCCGGTTCGGCGACGAACGCGCTGGTCATCGGGGCGGAGAAGTTCACCGACGTGGTCGACTGGAGCGACCGTACGACCTGTGTGCTGGTCGGCGACGGGGCCGGGGCCGCGGTCGTCACCGCCTCCGAGGACCCGGAGCCGGGCATCGGCCCGGTGCTGTGGGGTTCGGTCCCGCAGATGGGCGGCGCGGTACGGATCGAGGGCGAGCCGGCCCGGTTCGCACAGGAGGGCCAGACCGTCTACCGCTGGGCGACCACCCAGCTGCCGGCCATCGCCCGCCGGGTCTGCGAACGCTCCGGGATCCTGCCCGAGGACCTGGCCGGCGTCGTCCTCCACCAGGCCAATCTGCGGATCATCGAGCCGGTCGCGGAGCGGATCGGCGCGGTCAACGCGGTGGTCGCCAAGGACGTCGTCGACTCCGGCAACACCTCGGCCGCCTCGGTCCCGCTGGCCCTGTCCAAGCTGGTCGAACGCCGCGAGATCCCCTCCGGCGCGCCCGTCCTCCTCTTCGCCTTCGGCGGCAACCTCTCCTACGCCGGGCAGGTCATCCGCTGCCCGTGA
- a CDS encoding heavy metal translocating P-type ATPase translates to MTTTATDHRVELEIGGMTCASCAARIEKKLNRMDGVTATVNYASEKAQVAVAEGSGVATADLIATVERTGYTAAVPEPPAAAPSPDEDSAARPADEDALAPLRRRLLVSLALSVPVVLMAMVPPLQFTNWQWLSLTLAAPVVAYGAWPFHRAAWTNLRHGAATMDTLISMGTLAAFGWSLWALFFGTAGMPGMTHPFELTIARTDGSGSIYLEAAAGVTTFILAGRYFEARSKRRAGAALRALLELGAKDVALLRDGREVRIPTSELRVGDRFVVRPGEKIATDGKVVEGASAVDASMLTGESVPVEVAPGDGVTGATVNAGGRLVVEATRIGADTQLARMARLVEDAQNGKAAAQRLADRISAVFVPIVIALALGTLGYWLATGAGAVTAFTAAVAVLIIACPCALGLATPTALMVGTGRGAQLGIVLKGPEVLESTRKVDTIVLDKTGTVTTGVMTLTGVHLAEGVSRDEALRLAGALEHSSEHPIARAIATAAEDATGALPAPEDFANVPGLGVQGIVEGHSVLVGRERLLTDWSLELPPVLAAAKAEAEAAGRTAVAVGWDGAARAVLVVSDAIKPTSAEAVRRLRALGLTPVLLTGDNRAVAASVAEEVGIDEVIAEVLPEDKVAVIARLQDEGRSVAMVGDGVNDAAALARADLGLAMGTGTDAAIEAGDLTLVRGDLRAAADAIRLARATLGTIRTNLFWAFGYNVAALPLAAAGLLNPMIAGAAMAFSSVFVVGNSLRLRRFTALTGEPARD, encoded by the coding sequence ATGACGACCACGGCCACGGACCACCGCGTCGAGCTGGAGATCGGCGGGATGACCTGTGCCTCCTGCGCGGCCCGGATCGAGAAGAAGCTCAACCGGATGGACGGGGTCACCGCCACCGTCAACTACGCCAGCGAGAAGGCGCAGGTGGCGGTCGCGGAGGGCAGCGGCGTGGCGACCGCGGACCTGATCGCCACGGTGGAGCGGACCGGCTACACCGCCGCCGTCCCCGAGCCGCCGGCCGCCGCCCCCTCCCCCGACGAGGACTCCGCGGCCCGGCCCGCCGACGAGGACGCCCTCGCCCCGCTGCGCCGTCGCCTGCTCGTCTCGCTGGCCCTGTCCGTCCCCGTCGTCCTGATGGCGATGGTCCCGCCGCTCCAGTTCACCAACTGGCAGTGGCTCTCGCTCACCCTGGCCGCCCCGGTGGTCGCGTACGGCGCCTGGCCCTTCCACCGGGCCGCGTGGACGAATCTGCGGCACGGCGCCGCGACGATGGACACCCTCATCTCGATGGGCACCCTGGCGGCGTTCGGCTGGTCGCTGTGGGCGCTGTTCTTCGGCACGGCGGGGATGCCCGGGATGACGCACCCCTTCGAGCTGACCATCGCCCGTACGGACGGCAGCGGCAGCATCTATCTGGAGGCGGCGGCCGGGGTGACCACCTTCATCCTGGCGGGCCGCTACTTCGAGGCCCGGTCGAAGCGCAGGGCGGGCGCGGCGCTGCGGGCGCTGCTCGAACTGGGCGCCAAGGACGTCGCCCTGCTGCGGGACGGCCGTGAGGTGCGCATCCCCACCTCCGAGCTGCGCGTCGGGGACCGGTTCGTCGTACGGCCCGGGGAGAAGATCGCCACCGACGGGAAGGTCGTGGAGGGCGCTTCCGCCGTGGACGCGTCCATGCTCACCGGCGAGTCCGTGCCGGTGGAGGTCGCGCCCGGCGACGGCGTCACCGGGGCGACGGTCAACGCCGGCGGCCGGCTCGTCGTCGAGGCCACCCGGATCGGCGCGGACACCCAGCTGGCCCGGATGGCGCGCCTGGTGGAGGACGCGCAGAACGGCAAGGCCGCGGCCCAGCGGCTCGCCGACAGGATCTCCGCGGTCTTCGTCCCGATCGTCATCGCGCTGGCCCTCGGCACCCTGGGCTACTGGCTGGCCACCGGCGCGGGCGCGGTGACCGCCTTCACCGCCGCCGTGGCCGTACTGATCATCGCCTGCCCGTGCGCCCTCGGCCTGGCCACCCCGACCGCGCTGATGGTCGGCACCGGCCGGGGCGCCCAGCTGGGCATCGTCCTGAAGGGGCCCGAAGTCCTGGAGTCCACCCGCAAGGTCGACACCATCGTCCTGGACAAGACCGGCACGGTCACCACCGGCGTGATGACGCTGACCGGCGTCCACCTCGCCGAGGGCGTCTCCCGCGACGAGGCCCTGCGGCTGGCCGGCGCCCTGGAGCACTCCTCCGAGCACCCGATCGCCCGCGCCATCGCCACCGCCGCCGAGGACGCGACCGGGGCGCTGCCTGCCCCGGAGGACTTCGCGAACGTCCCCGGTCTCGGCGTCCAGGGGATCGTCGAGGGGCACTCCGTCCTGGTGGGCCGCGAGCGGCTGCTGACCGACTGGAGCCTTGAGCTGCCGCCCGTGCTGGCGGCGGCCAAGGCCGAGGCGGAGGCGGCGGGCCGGACCGCGGTCGCCGTCGGCTGGGACGGCGCGGCCCGCGCGGTGCTGGTCGTCTCCGACGCGATCAAGCCCACCAGCGCCGAGGCGGTGCGCCGGCTGCGCGCCCTGGGCCTGACCCCGGTGCTGCTCACCGGCGACAACCGGGCGGTGGCCGCATCGGTCGCCGAGGAGGTCGGGATCGACGAGGTGATCGCCGAGGTGCTGCCCGAGGACAAGGTGGCGGTCATCGCGCGCCTCCAGGACGAGGGCCGCTCGGTCGCGATGGTCGGCGACGGCGTCAACGACGCGGCCGCCCTGGCCCGCGCCGATCTGGGGCTGGCGATGGGCACCGGCACCGACGCCGCCATCGAGGCCGGCGACCTGACCCTGGTGCGGGGCGATCTGCGCGCCGCGGCCGACGCCATCCGCCTGGCCCGCGCCACCCTCGGCACCATCCGCACCAACCTCTTCTGGGCCTTCGGCTACAACGTCGCGGCGCTGCCGCTGGCCGCCGCCGGGCTGCTCAACCCGATGATCGCGGGCGCCGCGATGGCCTTCTCGTCGGTCTTCGTGGTCGGCAACAGCCTGCGGCTGCGGCGCTTCACGGCGCTGACCGGGGAGCCGGCCCGCGACTGA
- a CDS encoding helix-turn-helix transcriptional regulator, translating to MSATSARLLNLLSLLQTPRDWPGSELAGRLGVTSRTIRRDIERLRELGYPVHATMGAEGGYRLAAGAAMPPLLLEDDEAVAIAVGLRSTAGQTVDGVEEASVRALAKLEQVLPSRLRRRVGTLGSATVPMPAGDEPTVDPEQLTVLAAAITNHERVRFRYRTGAGEHTRRLVEPHRLVASGRRWYLVAYDNDREDWRTFRVDRLTDAFATGARTAPRELPAADAAAYVRERMQGMGANPQRAVATVYAPAAEVAARLGGRAGEVTALDEGSCRWHSAPDSLAWLAMRLTMLGREFTVHGPPELARYLRAMGERALRGTEGEAGEGETGEA from the coding sequence ATGAGTGCGACATCGGCGCGACTGCTGAACCTGCTGTCCCTGCTCCAGACCCCCCGCGACTGGCCCGGCAGCGAGCTGGCCGGGCGGCTGGGGGTGACCTCCCGGACCATCCGCCGCGATATCGAGCGGCTGCGCGAGCTGGGGTATCCGGTGCACGCGACGATGGGCGCGGAGGGCGGCTACCGGCTGGCCGCGGGGGCGGCCATGCCGCCGCTGCTGCTGGAGGACGACGAGGCGGTGGCCATCGCGGTGGGCCTCCGCTCGACCGCCGGGCAGACCGTCGACGGCGTCGAGGAGGCGTCCGTACGGGCGCTGGCCAAGCTGGAACAGGTGCTGCCGTCCCGGCTGCGGCGCCGGGTGGGCACCCTGGGCAGCGCCACCGTCCCGATGCCGGCGGGCGACGAGCCGACGGTGGACCCCGAGCAGCTGACCGTCCTCGCCGCGGCGATCACCAACCACGAGCGGGTGCGCTTCCGCTACCGGACCGGCGCCGGCGAGCACACCCGGCGCCTGGTGGAACCGCACCGGCTGGTGGCGTCCGGGCGGCGCTGGTACCTCGTCGCGTACGACAACGACCGCGAGGACTGGCGGACCTTCCGGGTGGACCGGCTGACCGACGCCTTCGCCACGGGCGCCCGGACCGCGCCGCGCGAGCTGCCCGCCGCCGACGCCGCCGCCTATGTGCGGGAGCGGATGCAGGGGATGGGCGCGAACCCGCAGCGGGCGGTGGCGACGGTGTACGCACCGGCCGCGGAGGTCGCCGCGCGGCTGGGCGGCCGGGCGGGCGAGGTGACGGCGCTCGACGAGGGGTCCTGCCGGTGGCACAGCGCACCGGACTCGCTGGCGTGGCTGGCGATGCGGCTGACCATGCTCGGGCGGGAGTTCACGGTGCACGGCCCACCGGAACTGGCCCGGTACCTGCGGGCGATGGGCGAGCGGGCGCTGCGGGGGACGGAGGGGGAGGCCGGGGAGGGGGAGACCGGGGAGGCGTGA
- a CDS encoding magnesium and cobalt transport protein CorA — protein MISNLRKAVRLPQPRTRGVDLSHPARSPLGTAVVNCAVYVDGVRQDGDHPADVAIRQVRASGSGFVWIGLHEPSEREFAGIVELFGLHPLAVEDAVQAHQRPKLEHYDDSLFTVFKTVRYVEHDRLTDTSEVVETGEIMLFTGADFVITVRHGGHGSLGPLREALEATPEQLAIGPSAVLHAIADLVVDDYLDVTAAVQVDIDDVESEVFSERGGGGAGRIYQLKRELLELKRAVAPLDGPMRELATRPVRQVDSRITAYFRDVADHLDRVTEQITSFDELLNSILQAHLAQVAVAQNEDMRRISAWVAILAVPTMVCGVYGMNFRYMPEKNWTFGYPLVMVLIVVACWVIHRGFKRNGWL, from the coding sequence ATGATCAGCAACCTCCGCAAGGCCGTCCGGCTGCCGCAGCCGCGCACCCGGGGAGTCGACCTCAGCCACCCGGCGCGTTCGCCGCTGGGCACCGCCGTGGTCAACTGCGCGGTGTATGTCGACGGCGTGCGGCAGGACGGCGACCATCCGGCGGACGTGGCGATACGCCAGGTCCGCGCGTCCGGCAGCGGCTTCGTCTGGATCGGGCTGCACGAGCCGTCCGAGCGGGAATTCGCCGGGATCGTCGAGCTGTTCGGACTGCATCCGCTCGCCGTCGAGGACGCGGTGCAGGCCCATCAGCGCCCCAAGCTGGAGCATTACGACGATTCGCTGTTCACCGTCTTCAAGACGGTCCGCTATGTCGAGCACGACCGGCTCACCGACACCAGCGAGGTGGTCGAGACCGGCGAGATCATGCTCTTCACCGGCGCCGACTTCGTGATCACCGTACGGCACGGCGGCCATGGCTCACTCGGCCCGCTGCGCGAGGCCCTGGAGGCCACGCCGGAGCAGCTGGCGATCGGCCCGTCCGCCGTCCTGCACGCCATCGCCGACCTCGTCGTGGACGACTACCTCGACGTCACGGCCGCCGTCCAGGTGGACATCGACGACGTCGAGAGCGAGGTCTTCTCCGAACGGGGCGGCGGCGGGGCCGGCCGGATCTACCAGCTCAAACGCGAACTGCTGGAGCTCAAGCGGGCGGTGGCCCCGCTGGACGGGCCGATGCGGGAGCTGGCGACGCGGCCGGTGCGGCAGGTCGACTCGCGGATCACGGCCTACTTCCGCGACGTCGCCGACCACCTCGACCGGGTCACCGAGCAGATCACGTCCTTCGACGAACTGCTCAACTCCATACTCCAGGCCCACCTCGCCCAGGTCGCCGTCGCGCAGAACGAGGACATGCGCCGGATCAGCGCCTGGGTCGCGATCCTCGCGGTGCCGACCATGGTGTGCGGGGTGTACGGGATGAATTTCCGCTATATGCCCGAAAAGAACTGGACGTTCGGGTATCCGCTGGTGATGGTGCTGATCGTGGTGGCGTGCTGGGTGATCCACCGCGGGTTCAAGCGGAACGGCTGGCTCTAG
- a CDS encoding CynX/NimT family MFS transporter: MPDDGPTATREAPAAPPLPSPAPPVSSVTGRRALWLGAGVVLLALNLRPALVAVSPLAGTIRADSGMSAAATSLLTALPLLCFGLLAPLAPRLGRRLGTERALLATMALICAGTALRLLDSVVALFAGTVVIGAGIAVANVLLPGLIKRDFPARAGLMTGLYSMSLFGGAALAAGVTVPVQRATGLDWQATLACWGALAALALLVWLPQVRSGNRAAATAHRVARPVRGLWRDPLAWQVTGYMGLQSLSYYAAAAWLPTMLEDAGTSAGDAGWLLSYSSLLGIAGSFLAPVLVGRRLRAGVLAALGAALCATAFGGMLAAPAAGAYVWMTLLGLGQGAAISLALLFIVQRAPDARHTAQLSSMAQCFGYILAATGPAVLGAVHDLSGSWTVPLAVLLALLLPQIAVGWGAARPRQVAGR, encoded by the coding sequence ATGCCTGACGACGGACCGACGGCCACCCGCGAAGCACCCGCCGCACCGCCGCTCCCCTCCCCCGCTCCCCCCGTTTCCTCGGTCACCGGCCGCCGCGCCCTGTGGCTCGGCGCCGGCGTCGTCCTCCTGGCGCTCAATCTGCGCCCGGCGCTGGTCGCCGTCTCGCCACTCGCCGGGACCATCCGCGCCGACAGCGGGATGTCGGCCGCGGCCACCAGCCTGCTCACCGCCCTGCCGCTGCTCTGCTTCGGGCTGCTGGCACCCCTCGCGCCGCGGCTGGGGCGGCGCCTGGGGACGGAGCGGGCGCTGCTGGCCACCATGGCGCTGATCTGCGCGGGCACCGCGCTGCGGCTGCTGGACTCGGTCGTCGCGCTGTTCGCCGGAACGGTCGTGATCGGCGCGGGCATCGCCGTCGCCAACGTCCTGCTGCCCGGCCTCATCAAACGGGACTTTCCGGCCCGCGCGGGGCTGATGACCGGCCTGTACTCGATGTCGCTGTTCGGCGGCGCGGCCCTGGCGGCCGGTGTCACCGTTCCCGTCCAGCGGGCCACCGGCCTCGACTGGCAGGCCACGCTGGCCTGTTGGGGCGCGCTCGCGGCGCTCGCGCTGCTCGTCTGGCTGCCCCAGGTGCGCTCCGGCAACCGGGCGGCGGCCACCGCCCACCGGGTGGCCCGGCCCGTCCGCGGTCTGTGGCGCGATCCGCTGGCCTGGCAGGTCACCGGCTATATGGGCCTTCAGTCGCTGAGTTACTACGCGGCCGCCGCCTGGCTGCCGACGATGCTGGAGGACGCCGGGACGAGTGCGGGCGACGCCGGATGGCTGCTCTCCTACTCCTCCCTGCTGGGCATCGCGGGCTCGTTCCTGGCCCCTGTCCTCGTCGGCCGCAGGCTGCGCGCCGGGGTGCTGGCGGCACTGGGGGCGGCGCTGTGCGCGACGGCCTTCGGGGGCATGCTGGCCGCTCCGGCCGCCGGGGCCTACGTATGGATGACGCTGCTGGGCCTCGGCCAGGGCGCGGCCATCAGCCTGGCGCTGCTGTTCATCGTGCAGCGCGCCCCGGACGCCCGGCACACCGCCCAACTCTCCAGCATGGCCCAGTGCTTCGGCTACATCCTGGCCGCCACCGGCCCGGCCGTCCTGGGCGCCGTACACGACCTGTCCGGCAGCTGGACCGTTCCGCTGGCCGTCCTGCTGGCGCTGCTGCTCCCGCAGATCGCGGTGGGCTGGGGTGCGGCGCGGCCCCGGCAGGTGGCCGGGCGGTAG
- a CDS encoding FadR/GntR family transcriptional regulator, which translates to MPLRSTARTSLVDLVIEQMESLIADGEWPVGTKIPAEPLLVEQLDVGRNTVREAVRALVHTGMLEPRQGDGTYVRASSGFGAAVQRRLRRAGDLETYEVRACLERDAARHAALRRTDEDLTALRAALAERDRAWHSGDLPAFIDADLDFHRTIAAAAHNSVLAELYDHLSDALRSTLRSVVGAPVPDSVRNQYASHAAIVDAIEARDAEAAERAALAHLTEAMDALRGTDEIPEDHTHA; encoded by the coding sequence ATGCCGCTGCGCAGCACCGCCCGTACCAGCCTGGTGGACCTGGTCATCGAGCAGATGGAGAGCCTGATCGCCGACGGCGAGTGGCCGGTCGGGACGAAGATCCCCGCCGAGCCGCTGCTCGTCGAGCAGCTCGACGTCGGCCGCAACACCGTCCGGGAGGCGGTGCGCGCCCTGGTGCACACCGGGATGCTCGAACCGCGGCAGGGCGACGGCACCTACGTCCGCGCCAGCAGCGGCTTCGGCGCCGCCGTCCAGCGCAGACTGCGCCGGGCCGGCGATCTGGAGACCTACGAGGTGCGCGCCTGTCTGGAACGCGACGCCGCCCGCCATGCCGCGCTGCGCCGCACCGACGAGGACCTCACCGCGCTGCGCGCCGCCCTGGCCGAACGCGACCGCGCCTGGCACAGCGGCGATCTGCCGGCGTTCATCGACGCGGACCTGGACTTCCACCGCACCATCGCCGCGGCGGCCCACAACAGCGTCCTGGCCGAGCTGTACGACCACCTCAGCGACGCCCTGCGCTCGACGCTCCGGTCGGTCGTCGGCGCCCCCGTCCCCGATTCCGTACGCAACCAGTACGCCTCCCACGCGGCCATCGTCGACGCCATCGAGGCCCGCGACGCCGAGGCGGCCGAGCGGGCGGCGCTGGCGCATCTGACCGAAGCCATGGACGCCCTGCGCGGGACCGACGAGATACCGGAAGACCACACCCATGCCTGA
- the crcB gene encoding fluoride efflux transporter CrcB — MDMRARRVSPWKGQWPVIGVVAAGGAIGAVARYGATLLWPTAAGAFPWTILAVNVVGCALMGVLMVLITELFSPHRLVRPFLGTGILGGFTTFSTYAVDIQQLVDARRAPLALAYLAGTLLAALAAVWGAGAATRELLAVLERKERAA, encoded by the coding sequence ATGGACATGCGCGCCCGGCGGGTGTCGCCCTGGAAGGGCCAGTGGCCGGTGATCGGCGTGGTCGCGGCGGGCGGCGCGATCGGCGCCGTGGCGCGCTACGGCGCCACGCTGCTGTGGCCGACGGCCGCCGGCGCCTTCCCCTGGACGATCCTGGCCGTCAACGTCGTCGGCTGTGCGCTGATGGGCGTGCTGATGGTGCTGATCACCGAGCTGTTCTCACCGCACCGGCTGGTGCGGCCCTTCCTGGGCACCGGCATCCTCGGCGGGTTCACCACCTTCTCGACCTATGCGGTGGACATCCAGCAGCTGGTGGACGCCCGGCGGGCGCCCCTGGCGCTGGCCTATCTGGCGGGCACCCTGCTCGCCGCGCTGGCGGCCGTATGGGGTGCGGGGGCCGCCACCCGCGAACTTCTGGCAGTTCTCGAACGGAAGGAGCGCGCGGCATGA
- a CDS encoding DUF190 domain-containing protein, with protein MIGLGTPALRLTAIVGEHEVWHHRPLYAEIVHRAHAAGLSGASVFRGIEGFGASSVIHTQRLLSLSEDLPVAVVVVDTEERVRGLLPQLAELVGDRGLVTVDRCEIIAYGTGDATGTDGGGAGGRG; from the coding sequence ATGATCGGACTCGGCACCCCGGCGCTGCGGCTGACGGCGATCGTCGGCGAACACGAGGTGTGGCACCACCGGCCGCTGTACGCGGAGATCGTGCACCGTGCGCATGCGGCCGGGCTGAGCGGCGCCAGCGTCTTCCGCGGTATCGAGGGCTTCGGCGCCTCGTCGGTCATCCACACCCAACGGCTGCTCTCCCTGAGCGAGGACCTGCCCGTCGCGGTCGTGGTCGTGGACACCGAGGAACGGGTGCGCGGCCTGCTGCCGCAGCTGGCCGAACTGGTCGGGGACCGGGGCCTGGTCACCGTCGACCGGTGCGAGATCATCGCGTACGGGACCGGGGACGCGACCGGTACGGACGGCGGCGGGGCGGGCGGGCGCGGGTGA
- the crcB gene encoding fluoride efflux transporter CrcB translates to MNWLLVVAGAAVGAPLRYLTDRLVQSRHDSVFPWGTFTVNAIGSWILGMLSGAVAVGAASSHVQLLLGTGLCGALTTYSTFSYETLRLAVDGARLYAVANAVASVAAGLGAAFAGVLCARALWG, encoded by the coding sequence GTGAACTGGTTGCTGGTGGTGGCCGGTGCGGCGGTCGGCGCGCCGCTGCGGTATCTCACCGACCGCTTGGTGCAGTCCCGGCACGACAGCGTCTTCCCCTGGGGGACGTTCACCGTCAACGCCATCGGCTCGTGGATCCTCGGCATGCTGAGCGGCGCCGTCGCCGTCGGCGCCGCCTCCTCGCACGTCCAGCTCCTCCTCGGCACCGGACTGTGCGGCGCCCTGACCACGTACTCGACCTTCTCCTACGAGACGTTGCGGCTGGCGGTGGACGGCGCCCGCCTGTACGCCGTCGCCAACGCGGTGGCGAGCGTGGCCGCCGGGCTGGGCGCGGCGTTCGCGGGGGTGCTCTGCGCACGGGCGCTGTGGGGCTGA
- a CDS encoding GNAT family N-acetyltransferase produces the protein MAEVFLRRLTRWQAETQRESVAGLYAAAHRDPPAAAHALQREDFLRRFTGHDIQRPGFEMVIGSDPAPAGCCYGYPADREGEWPGTYAAGPWGDRVPPGEVGEAAAAGRLFLVAGLMVLPAYRRTGVATRLMQTLLLRSTATLALAVIAADNAPARAAFRSWGWRPWDGGPSGDGPAGPQPEAWIRPLP, from the coding sequence GTGGCAGAGGTGTTTCTGCGGCGTCTGACCAGGTGGCAGGCGGAGACCCAGCGGGAGTCGGTCGCCGGACTGTACGCCGCGGCGCACCGCGATCCGCCCGCCGCCGCACACGCCCTGCAACGGGAGGACTTCCTGCGGCGGTTCACCGGGCACGACATCCAGCGCCCCGGTTTCGAGATGGTCATCGGCAGCGATCCGGCGCCGGCCGGCTGCTGTTACGGCTATCCGGCCGACCGGGAGGGCGAGTGGCCCGGGACGTATGCCGCCGGGCCGTGGGGCGACCGGGTGCCGCCGGGTGAGGTGGGGGAGGCGGCCGCGGCGGGAAGGCTGTTCCTGGTGGCGGGGTTGATGGTGCTGCCCGCGTACCGGCGTACCGGCGTCGCCACCCGCCTGATGCAGACGCTGCTGCTGCGCAGCACCGCCACCCTGGCCCTCGCCGTCATCGCGGCGGACAACGCCCCCGCCCGGGCCGCGTTCCGCTCCTGGGGCTGGCGCCCGTGGGACGGCGGCCCGTCCGGCGACGGCCCCGCAGGCCCGCAACCGGAGGCGTGGATCCGCCCGTTGCCGTAG
- the snpA gene encoding snapalysin — protein sequence MSSPKTALSAALGLGLAAVFAAAAPVSAASTSPSPSSHQSTPASIAAYTGSAAEKADSKAFFQAVMKSALAKMKAHPGLKSVTVTYDASAAPTYKDQIAQSASIWNGAVQNVKLQEGSGGDFQYKEGDDPRGSYASTDGHGKGFVFIDHKQSQEYNSTRVVAHETGHVLGLPDHYEGPCSELMSGGGPGPSCQNTQPDQNERAKVDQLWANGLTH from the coding sequence ATGAGCTCTCCCAAGACGGCGCTGTCGGCAGCGCTCGGACTGGGCCTCGCTGCCGTGTTCGCCGCCGCGGCGCCGGTTTCGGCAGCGTCCACCTCTCCGTCCCCCTCCTCCCACCAGAGCACGCCGGCCTCCATCGCGGCCTACACCGGATCGGCGGCCGAGAAGGCCGACAGCAAGGCGTTCTTCCAGGCCGTCATGAAGTCGGCCCTGGCGAAGATGAAGGCCCACCCGGGCCTGAAGTCGGTCACCGTGACGTACGACGCGAGTGCGGCGCCGACGTACAAGGACCAGATAGCCCAGAGCGCGTCCATATGGAACGGCGCCGTGCAGAACGTCAAGCTCCAGGAAGGCAGCGGCGGCGACTTCCAGTACAAGGAAGGCGACGACCCGCGTGGCTCGTACGCCAGCACCGACGGGCACGGCAAGGGTTTCGTGTTCATCGACCACAAGCAGTCCCAGGAGTACAACTCCACACGGGTGGTCGCCCATGAGACCGGCCATGTGCTGGGGCTGCCGGACCACTACGAGGGTCCGTGCAGCGAGCTGATGTCCGGCGGCGGGCCCGGCCCGTCCTGCCAGAACACCCAGCCCGACCAGAACGAGCGCGCCAAGGTGGACCAGCTGTGGGCCAACGGCCTGACGCACTGA